A window of Deltaproteobacteria bacterium genomic DNA:
CCCTGCGGGCGTCCCACCAGATCCCCTCCGCCTCGCTCGACCCCGGTTCCGCGATCACCAACTTCACCGCTGCGGAGGTGTCGAAGTAGGCGGTCACCGCCGCTGCCGGGCGACGTAGTCCGCCATCGACGGTCCGTCGCCGTGCAGGTGGACGCGTGTGCTCGGCTGGCGCCGGCGCACGCCTTTAGGCGCCGGCTCGATCACTCCCGCCTCGATCAGCGCCTCGAGCGGATCGACGCCCCGGACCGGAACGAGGCGGGCGACCGGTGCCCCGCGATCGGTCACCAGGACCTCCGTCCCGCGCCGCGCCCTGGCCACCCAGC
This region includes:
- a CDS encoding type II toxin-antitoxin system prevent-host-death family antitoxin, whose translation is WVARARRGTEVLVTDRGAPVARLVPVRGVDPLEALIEAGVIEPAPKGVRRRQPSTRVHLHGDGPSMADYVARQRR